The following coding sequences lie in one Crassostrea angulata isolate pt1a10 chromosome 10, ASM2561291v2, whole genome shotgun sequence genomic window:
- the LOC128168307 gene encoding uncharacterized protein LOC128168307, which yields MALSKSIAQNTAPELPLIAQHYLPCDTENCKKNCQFYCNDCHRSLCEQCRDEHQKGPDTKHHKVVPYRQRKIQLPVEKCKDHPNKDTDMLCEYCQVPVCSKCATQDHQNHTLKDLETIYSEKFTLCLEKIHKIHQFYIPNSKDMLKDIKKNATDIKEIMENIRSSVKNETESLKCLMETVMTEKIEQVNKMEESLMEQLQSQDNTYKDYISYLEDLAKVFHGYLSSTKVQNNPIILSLSDRLKIKPIPETTKPVPPEFTAGQYSKEDVTKLLGKVTVPDIKPENREIKPMETASTQYHTHGFSVCLFGFLLLFVSYMHDFSVVEHIGKQIKQSSDKSDVKPTLSMSSSVTKVREYTVPGVDSVYHISIGKWGTVWGSDIKGNLVQTDLQEGKQLHMIQTSFANGYHTVTEDGDLIYTDRNHKVINRIALDKTVTEFIKTGDWEPISIHSSRINGDILVGMITNREAKFHFIGDILVGMRKNGDGKVTRYTTSGKEIQNIQRDNKGQGLYSYPYYITENINGDICTSDFYKQAVVVVNKSGQHRFSYTGQGSEFRPFGICTDLLGHILVSDVISDTVHLLNQDGQFLSVLLTLQQLINRPVSVCVDDENNLHVGQDSTNTVTVHKYLP from the coding sequence ATGGCATTATCCAAGTCAATTGCGCAAAATACTGCTCCAGAATTACCATTGATTGCCCAGCACTATTTACCCTGTGACACTGAAAACTGTAAGAAGAACTGTCAGTTTTACTGCAATGATTGTCACCGATCATTGTGTGAACAATGCAGAGATGAACATCAGAAGGGTCCAGACACCAAGCATCATAAAGTGGTCCCTTACAGACAACGCAAAATACAACTTCCTGTGGAGAAATGTAAGGATCATCCAAATAAAGACACAGACATGCTCTGTGAGTACTGTCAAGTTCCAGTTTGTTCCAAATGTGCTACACAAGACCACCAAAATCACACACTGAAAGATTTAGAGACAATATATTCTGAGAAATTCACTCTTTGTCttgaaaaaattcataaaatccaTCAATTTTATATTCCAAATTCAAAAGATATGctgaaagatataaaaaaaaatgcgacAGATATAAAAGAAATCATGGAAAACATAAGAAGCTCAGTAAAGAATGAAACCGAgtctttaaaatgtttgatgGAAACAGTCATGACTGAAAAAATAGAGCAAGTCAACAAAATGGAAGAGTCACTAATGGAGCAACTTCAGAGTCAAGACAACACATACAAAGATTACATCTCCTATCTTGAGGACCTGGCTAAAGTATTCCATGGCTACCTGTCCTCTACTAAAGTCCAAAACAATCCTATCATTCTCTCTCTATCTGACCGTCTGAAAATCAAACCCATACCAGAGACCACCAAACCGGTCCCTCCAGAGTTTACTGCTGGTCAATACAGCAAGGAGGATGTCACCAAACTACTTGGTAAAGTAACTGTTCCAGATATAAAACCAGAGAACAGAGAAATTAAACCCATGGAGACTGCTTCTACACAGTACCATACGCACGGTTTTTCAGTATGCttatttggttttttgttgCTATTCGTTTCTTATATGCATGATTTTAGCGTTGTCGAACATATAGGGAAACAGATTAAACAAAGCAGTGATAAATCTGACGTGAAACCAACATTGTCCATGTCTTCGTCTGTCACCAAGGTCAGGGAGTACACAGTGCCAGGTGTTGACAGTGTATATCACATATCAATAGGTAAATGGGGTACAGTCTGGGGCAGTGATATTAAAGGTAATCTTGTTCAAACAGATCTACAGGAGGGGAAACAACTACATATGATACAAACCAGCTTTGCAAATGGCTACCACACTGTCACAGAGGACGGGGATCTGATCTATACAGATAGAAATCACAAAGTCATCAATAGGATAGCATTGGATAAAACAGTCACTGAGTTCATTAAAACAGGAGACTGGGAACCAATCAGCATACACTCCTCCCGCATCAACGGGGACATACTGGTCGGGATGATAACGAATAGAGAGGCTAAATTCCACTTTATTGGGGACATACTGGTGGGGATGAGAAAAAATGGAGATGGTAAAGTCACCAGGTACACCACGTCAGGTaaagaaatacagaacatacagaGGGACAACAAAGGACAGGGGCTGTATAGTTATCCATAttacatcacagaaaacatcaatggtgaTATCTGTACGTCAGACTTTTACAAACAAGCCGTAGTGGTGGTGAATAAATCAGGACAACACAGGTTCTCCTACACAGGTCAGGGGTCAGAGTTCCGTCCCTTTGGTATTTGTACTGATCTCCTCGGTCACATCCTGGTGTCTGATGTTATCAGTGACACAGTTCATCTCCTGAATCAGGACGGTCAGTTCTTGTCTGTACTACTAACACTTCAACAATTAATAAACCGTCCCGTTAGTGTGTGTGTGGATGATGAGAACAATCTCCACGTGGGACAAGATAGCACCAACACAGTGACAGTGCACAAGTACCTACCGTGa
- the LOC128168308 gene encoding uncharacterized protein LOC128168308, giving the protein MANDLIRPAVTLYRETDPKIDMMAPVTTMNRIAQVACERIILMMNNTGLVKERRLSSMNQVLTYLIGRHDDVGLSGDRGDLYRRKLAEQIFLAFAINGVDHNNVVVIVESAIQLEQETRRILMGSANTRFSAPGVRIDEQVLNILARIAEIF; this is encoded by the exons ATGGCTAACGATTTGATCCGCCCCGCAGTCACCCTTTACAGGGAAACGGACCCTAAAATTGACATGATGGCTCCTGTTACAACCATGAACAGAATAGCTCAG GTGGCATGCGAAAGAATAATTCTGATGATGAATAACACCGGACTCGTGAAGGAGCGCCGCCTATCCAGCATGAATCAAGTACTAACGTACCTAATCGGAAGACATGACGACGTCGGTCTATCGGGTGACCGTGGCGACCTCTATCGTCGAAAACTGGCGGAACAGATCTTTTTGGCATTCGCCATCAACGGAGTTGATCACAACAACGTAGTAGTGATTGTAGAAAGCGCTATTCAACTGGAGCAGGAAACAAGAAGAATTTTGATGGGTAGTGCTAATACACGTTTCTCCGCCCCAGGAGTTCGCATTGATGAAcaagttttgaatattttggccCGAATCGCCGAAATCTTCTAA